The following proteins are co-located in the Acinetobacter shaoyimingii genome:
- a CDS encoding DUF932 domain-containing protein encodes MAHQLEQMAYVGETPWHGLGNQLTQNQPIEVWAQQAGMDWRIESSNVSYMAQNERGQSIIMPYEEQRVLYRSDTHAPLSVVSQRFQEVQPREILEFYRDLTEQSGFELETAGVLKGGKKFWALARTGQSSMLKGKDVSNGYMLLATACDGTLATTAQFTSIRVVCNNTLAIALKGQNSSAGVVKVPHSTKFDAEKVKQQLGISVRAWDEHMYEMKQLTQRKVSQMEASAYFDAVFNNSTMNNVLDQEDNIIQFYRDVATQAQANGKDKAEPNGKAMSRAMEMFNGQGRGAELSSAKGTAYGLLCSITEFIDHERRAMSTDHRLDSAWFGAGASIKQRGLEQALSMLT; translated from the coding sequence ATGGCACATCAATTAGAACAAATGGCGTATGTCGGGGAAACCCCTTGGCATGGGCTCGGCAACCAACTCACCCAAAACCAACCGATAGAAGTCTGGGCACAACAAGCAGGTATGGACTGGCGGATCGAATCATCCAATGTCAGTTATATGGCTCAAAATGAACGAGGGCAAAGCATTATCATGCCTTATGAAGAACAACGAGTTTTGTATCGTTCTGATACTCATGCACCACTGTCCGTCGTCAGTCAACGCTTTCAGGAAGTCCAACCCAGAGAGATTTTAGAATTTTATCGTGACCTTACCGAGCAATCAGGTTTTGAACTAGAAACCGCAGGCGTACTCAAAGGTGGCAAGAAATTCTGGGCATTGGCACGGACTGGACAAAGCTCCATGTTAAAAGGAAAAGATGTCAGTAATGGCTATATGCTCTTAGCCACAGCATGTGACGGAACCCTTGCCACCACCGCACAATTCACATCGATCCGTGTCGTATGTAACAACACTTTAGCCATTGCACTAAAAGGTCAGAACAGCAGTGCAGGTGTGGTCAAAGTTCCGCACAGTACCAAGTTCGATGCTGAAAAAGTTAAACAACAACTCGGCATTTCAGTACGTGCATGGGATGAACATATGTATGAAATGAAACAACTAACACAACGTAAAGTCAGTCAAATGGAAGCCTCAGCTTACTTTGATGCCGTGTTCAATAACAGCACCATGAACAACGTACTAGATCAAGAGGACAACATCATTCAATTCTACCGTGATGTGGCGACTCAAGCCCAAGCCAATGGCAAAGACAAAGCTGAACCAAATGGCAAAGCTATGAGTCGAGCTATGGAAATGTTTAATGGTCAAGGGCGTGGTGCGGAGCTGAGTTCTGCCAAAGGAACAGCCTATGGATTGCTGTGTTCAATCACAGAATTTATAGACCACGAACGTCGTGCCATGAGCACCGATCACCGACTCGATTCAGCGTGGTTTGGTGCAGGTGCATCGATCAAGCAACGTGGATTGGAACAGGCACTTAGTATGCTCACTTAG
- a CDS encoding recombination directionality factor has translation MIKGLAITPPILGRISIGKVVEKNGKRLPEKDDQFTITSQIQGKEGWIKHPLDEQLRAKAPNQKLRTIPVRMIFDDPELNLRAEYTLFDRQTGRPVCVGNGETCQRLTHQGVEQHPCPSPDLCPLAQGGNCKPFGRLHVNLDESDELGTFIFRTTGFNSIRTLAARLSYYHAASNGLLSCLPLQLTLRGKSTTQSYRTPVYYVDLTLRDGVNLQHAIQMAQDIDQQSKAIGFNQTALDQMARECIANAQFEVNTEEGLDLVEEFYSDENQETEVEQAQPLTMTRAKVKVKSNQGEDFVQDMQKGLQGSVRAVN, from the coding sequence ATGATCAAAGGTTTAGCGATAACACCACCGATCCTTGGACGAATTAGTATTGGTAAAGTGGTTGAAAAGAACGGTAAGCGTCTACCTGAAAAGGATGACCAATTTACCATTACCAGTCAAATCCAAGGTAAGGAGGGATGGATCAAACATCCACTGGATGAACAACTACGAGCTAAAGCTCCAAATCAAAAGCTCAGAACCATTCCAGTACGGATGATCTTTGATGATCCTGAACTGAATCTAAGAGCTGAGTACACTTTATTTGATCGTCAGACAGGACGACCTGTCTGTGTCGGTAATGGAGAAACTTGTCAAAGATTGACTCATCAAGGTGTCGAACAACATCCGTGTCCATCGCCTGATTTATGTCCATTGGCACAAGGGGGCAACTGTAAACCGTTTGGACGATTGCATGTGAACTTAGATGAGTCGGATGAACTCGGTACATTTATTTTTAGAACCACAGGCTTTAACAGTATCCGCACTTTGGCTGCCCGGTTGAGTTATTACCATGCAGCATCCAATGGCTTACTGTCATGCCTACCACTTCAATTGACGTTAAGAGGCAAGTCAACCACACAAAGTTATCGTACCCCTGTGTACTATGTAGATTTAACTTTGAGGGATGGTGTCAATCTGCAACATGCCATTCAAATGGCACAAGACATTGATCAGCAAAGCAAAGCGATAGGTTTTAATCAAACCGCATTAGATCAAATGGCGAGAGAATGTATTGCCAATGCTCAGTTTGAAGTGAATACCGAGGAGGGTTTGGATTTGGTGGAGGAGTTTTATAGCGATGAAAATCAAGAGACTGAAGTAGAACAAGCACAGCCTTTAACAATGACGAGAGCTAAAGTAAAAGTTAAGTCGAATCAAGGTGAGGATTTTGTGCAGGATATGCAGAAGGGATTACAGGGCAGTGTGAGGGCGGTGAATTAA
- a CDS encoding YagK/YfjJ domain-containing protein, which yields MYQNIQYDQLYHEAEVLAAVDHFIQEVCLGSYDLYHQNLMIDLQKLVPSFKPIYNADFSYCNSVLIFIEVVKIIDYTLSLMPQGNYGSITNFDEMIVWHILTYIQSLSGCIQQQLMNYQQRELKNQQSLFDYTYTLIHHYARTLVVRVDLSIKKEYQALYNIQAFNLALDIMLRRIADQDTCFSHLYGYAWALEHGITKGYHCHLLLMYDGNEHHRDYALGEWVGQCWEQITHGCGYIFNCNHSDYKAKFEAMGTLGVGMIHRNNANEVYNFLNYIVPYLVNEEKEQQHPRVKDSTNMRSFGTGQFNSKNRRRIEFSSNDSK from the coding sequence ATGTACCAGAATATTCAATACGATCAGCTTTACCATGAAGCAGAAGTGCTGGCAGCAGTAGATCATTTCATTCAAGAGGTTTGCTTAGGTAGTTATGATTTATATCATCAAAACCTGATGATAGACCTACAAAAATTAGTTCCGTCGTTTAAGCCAATCTACAATGCAGATTTTTCCTATTGTAATTCAGTACTGATATTTATTGAGGTTGTGAAGATCATTGATTACACCTTAAGTCTGATGCCACAGGGAAATTATGGCTCTATCACCAATTTTGATGAGATGATTGTTTGGCATATTTTGACTTACATCCAGTCATTATCTGGTTGTATACAACAACAATTGATGAACTATCAACAACGTGAATTAAAGAATCAGCAAAGCCTATTCGACTATACATATACACTTATTCATCATTATGCGAGAACACTGGTTGTTCGAGTGGATTTGTCTATCAAGAAAGAATATCAAGCCTTATATAACATTCAGGCATTTAATCTAGCCTTAGACATAATGCTTCGTCGAATTGCAGATCAGGACACTTGCTTTAGTCATTTATATGGTTATGCATGGGCTTTAGAGCATGGGATAACTAAAGGTTATCACTGCCATTTATTGCTTATGTACGATGGAAATGAACATCACAGAGATTATGCATTAGGGGAGTGGGTAGGTCAGTGCTGGGAGCAGATTACTCATGGGTGTGGTTATATTTTTAACTGTAATCATTCAGATTATAAGGCTAAATTTGAAGCAATGGGGACATTGGGAGTAGGTATGATTCATCGTAATAATGCGAATGAAGTCTATAACTTTCTTAACTATATTGTCCCTTATCTCGTCAATGAAGAAAAAGAACAACAACATCCGAGGGTGAAGGATTCAACCAATATGCGTAGTTTTGGTACAGGGCAGTTTAATTCTAAAAACCGTAGAAGAATAGAGTTCTCTAGTAATGATTCTAAATAA
- a CDS encoding YqaJ viral recombinase family nuclease, whose product MNTAILDPTIQQASTPFIAPKLFTAKRLVNTKNMTQAEWLEVRRQGIGSSDCAAACGLNPYMSMLELWMIKTGRVKQSIEDESSGHAPLYWGKQLEPLVAEYYSMHTNNKVRRINAVLQHPEADKYFMLANLDYSVVGSDEVQILECKTAGEYGAKLWRDGVPLYVLCQVQHQLAVTGKKAAHICVLICGHETRIYKVVRSESVIQHIVNAERYFWECVEKDIPPDADASESAAKAIQQLYPQHIPLTVEDLSQNEHANQLFTQLIQEKHHIEAHQNRFDETKHQIQMLMKDAERATFAMGSVTWKRAKDSIGLDTKAVLKLHPELINQFPQNKIGTRRFQIYSDDE is encoded by the coding sequence ATGAATACAGCAATATTAGATCCTACAATTCAACAAGCAAGTACCCCATTTATTGCCCCCAAACTCTTCACTGCAAAAAGATTGGTCAATACCAAAAATATGACTCAGGCAGAATGGCTTGAAGTCCGTCGCCAAGGCATCGGCAGTAGCGATTGTGCAGCAGCCTGTGGGCTTAATCCCTATATGTCGATGCTTGAACTATGGATGATCAAGACAGGACGAGTTAAACAATCCATTGAAGATGAAAGTTCAGGTCATGCGCCTTTATATTGGGGTAAACAGCTTGAACCTTTGGTCGCTGAATACTACAGCATGCATACCAACAACAAAGTCCGTCGTATCAATGCAGTACTGCAACATCCCGAAGCGGATAAGTACTTTATGTTGGCAAACTTAGATTACTCCGTGGTAGGCAGTGATGAAGTTCAGATTTTAGAATGTAAAACCGCAGGAGAATATGGCGCAAAGTTATGGCGAGATGGGGTGCCTTTATATGTACTGTGTCAGGTGCAACATCAATTAGCAGTCACGGGTAAAAAGGCAGCACATATCTGTGTACTGATCTGTGGTCACGAAACACGTATCTATAAAGTGGTTCGTAGTGAATCCGTGATTCAACATATCGTCAATGCTGAACGCTACTTTTGGGAGTGCGTAGAAAAAGATATACCGCCTGATGCGGATGCCAGTGAATCGGCAGCCAAAGCCATACAGCAACTCTATCCTCAACACATTCCCTTAACTGTAGAAGACCTCAGTCAAAATGAACATGCTAATCAATTGTTCACACAGCTGATCCAAGAGAAACATCACATCGAAGCCCATCAAAATAGATTTGATGAAACCAAGCATCAAATCCAAATGCTGATGAAGGATGCGGAACGAGCCACTTTTGCCATGGGTTCAGTCACGTGGAAACGAGCGAAAGATTCGATAGGCTTAGATACGAAGGCTGTCCTTAAACTTCATCCTGAACTCATCAATCAATTCCCACAAAACAAAATCGGTACTCGACGTTTTCAGATTTATAGCGATGACGAATAA